The following coding sequences lie in one Bacteroidota bacterium genomic window:
- a CDS encoding DUF1848 domain-containing protein, with translation MNDKVQIINDFGYKVESLSPVIISASRSTDIPAFFSEWLINRIKKEHIVWYNPFNQQPLYVSFKHCKVIVFWTKNPKSLIPYLKEIDSFGIHYYFQYTLNDYEKENLEPKIPPLTSRINTFKELSSLIGKEKVIWRFDPIILTSELTTREILKRIWNIGNQLKGFTDKLVFSFIDINSYQKVQRNLVKETSLFNKETIKCTEPSSIQMNEIAEGLMKMQEHWKKEGWEISLATCAEEIDLDKYNISHNRCIDGELMKKIFADDKELVYYLNYRKLPDYNTLFGNEFDKMSLSAEKLKDKGQRKACGCMISKDIGMYNTCNHLCTYCYANTSKETVIKNLKLHNDNNESIIK, from the coding sequence ATGAACGATAAAGTCCAAATAATAAATGATTTTGGTTACAAAGTAGAATCGCTGTCTCCGGTAATAATCTCTGCTTCTCGTTCAACTGATATTCCAGCATTTTTTTCTGAATGGCTTATTAATCGAATAAAAAAGGAGCACATTGTTTGGTATAATCCTTTTAATCAACAACCTCTATATGTTTCATTCAAACATTGTAAGGTTATAGTATTCTGGACAAAAAACCCAAAATCCTTAATCCCATACCTTAAAGAGATTGATAGTTTTGGTATTCATTATTATTTTCAATATACACTTAATGACTATGAGAAGGAAAACCTAGAACCAAAAATTCCTCCACTTACATCACGCATTAACACTTTTAAAGAATTAAGTTCATTAATTGGCAAAGAAAAAGTAATATGGAGATTTGACCCAATCATTTTAACATCTGAATTAACAACACGTGAGATATTAAAACGAATTTGGAATATTGGAAATCAATTAAAAGGGTTTACTGATAAGTTAGTCTTTAGCTTTATTGATATAAATAGTTATCAAAAAGTACAGCGAAATCTTGTAAAAGAAACTTCTCTATTTAATAAAGAGACAATAAAATGCACAGAACCTTCATCAATACAAATGAATGAGATTGCTGAAGGTTTAATGAAAATGCAAGAGCACTGGAAAAAAGAAGGATGGGAAATTTCATTAGCTACGTGTGCTGAAGAGATTGATTTAGATAAGTATAATATTTCTCACAACCGTTGTATTGATGGTGAATTGATGAAGAAAATATTTGCAGATGATAAAGAACTTGTATATTACTTAAATTACAGAAAATTGCCCGATTATAATACACTCTTTGGAAATGAATTTGATAAAATGTCATTATCTGCTGAAAAATTAAAGGACAAAGGACAAAGAAAAGCATGTGGATGTATGATAAGTAAGGACATCGGTATGTATAATACATGCAATCATTTATGTACTTATTGTTACGCAAACACTTCAAAAGAAACTGTAATTAAAAACCTAAAACTTCACAATGACAATAACGAAAGTATCATTAAATAA
- a CDS encoding ATP-binding domain-containing protein produces the protein MPRRSFYVKDSELDEYQVKVINKRTDNSLIVSGCAGSGKSILALWKAKQIQDENKGSYLFIVFTNALKQYMSDGITQIGIKLGNVDTYNKCFFWSKNNGKWEKGDWRKGSYDYIIVDEAQDFTREDILLFKNKAKKALLLYGDSAQQLYEFIEGRKTVTMEEIAYITSFPLEQLVFNHRLPKKVARIAEYINIQKDSLEIRCKNEGTEKPKILYYPTFEKQLDVIAEIIKNRNFVDVGILLRNNPLVERAANYLKNKRLNVEAKVREDIDLNFNSDNPKIMTYHSSKGLQFEAVFIPECTCSGEDDRNPLYVALTRTYQSLYIMHSGNLSNFFDPVPKDLYETSLTSDTELL, from the coding sequence ATGCCGAGAAGAAGTTTTTACGTAAAAGACTCTGAACTTGATGAATATCAAGTAAAGGTCATAAATAAAAGAACAGATAATTCACTAATTGTTAGTGGTTGTGCTGGAAGTGGAAAATCTATTCTTGCGCTTTGGAAAGCCAAGCAAATACAAGATGAGAATAAAGGCTCATATTTGTTTATTGTTTTCACAAATGCTCTTAAGCAATATATGTCAGATGGGATTACTCAAATAGGTATTAAATTAGGTAATGTTGATACTTATAATAAATGCTTTTTTTGGAGTAAGAATAATGGTAAGTGGGAAAAAGGAGATTGGAGAAAAGGAAGTTATGACTATATTATTGTAGATGAAGCTCAAGATTTTACCAGGGAAGATATCCTTCTGTTTAAAAATAAGGCCAAAAAGGCATTGCTACTTTATGGGGATTCCGCACAGCAGCTATATGAATTTATTGAAGGGAGAAAAACAGTTACTATGGAAGAGATTGCCTACATTACAAGCTTTCCTTTGGAGCAATTAGTATTCAATCACAGATTACCCAAGAAAGTTGCACGAATTGCAGAGTATATTAATATTCAAAAAGACAGTTTAGAAATTCGTTGCAAGAATGAAGGTACAGAAAAACCTAAGATTCTTTATTATCCAACATTTGAAAAACAACTTGATGTTATTGCTGAAATCATTAAAAATAGAAATTTTGTTGATGTTGGCATTTTATTAAGAAACAATCCCCTTGTTGAAAGAGCAGCCAATTATTTAAAAAATAAGAGATTAAATGTTGAAGCTAAAGTTAGAGAAGATATTGATTTAAATTTTAACTCGGACAATCCAAAAATTATGACCTATCACAGCTCAAAAGGACTTCAATTTGAAGCGGTTTTTATTCCTGAATGCACTTGTTCAGGTGAAGATGACAGAAATCCACTTTATGTTGCTCTGACTCGCACTTATCAGTCATTGTATATTATGCACTCTGGCAATTTGTCAAATTTTTTTGATCCTGTTCCTAAGGATTTGTATGAAACAAGTTTAACTTCTGATACTGAATTATTATGA
- a CDS encoding LexA family transcriptional regulator, giving the protein MGRKRVSAEAQKPQGQTCFSTNLRLLRKRRGLTQDELALALGMPRSTLSNYENQLAEPSLEALVAFGKFFNIAIDTMLQVDLRALSELHLRQLERGYDVYVKGSQLRVLATTVDKQNNENVELVDEKAKAGYTNGYADPEYIKVLPAFNLPFLSRNKKYRTFQISGDSMLPIPDKSFVTGEYVVDWHQIRNHQPYIILTREEGIVFKIVENRIADQGILILHSLNPEYKPYELHISQVREVWKFVHYIASQMPHPPNTPTPIEEQISQLRQEVKAIQLKLNI; this is encoded by the coding sequence ATGGGCAGGAAAAGAGTTTCGGCAGAAGCACAAAAGCCTCAGGGTCAGACCTGTTTTAGCACCAACCTTCGTCTGCTGCGCAAACGCCGTGGCCTCACCCAGGACGAGCTGGCGCTTGCCCTGGGCATGCCGCGAAGCACCTTGAGCAATTACGAGAACCAGCTGGCCGAACCCTCGCTGGAAGCCCTTGTTGCTTTTGGCAAGTTTTTTAACATCGCCATCGACACCATGCTTCAGGTCGATCTCCGGGCATTGAGCGAGCTGCATCTGCGCCAGCTCGAACGCGGATACGATGTGTACGTCAAAGGCAGCCAGCTAAGGGTGCTGGCCACCACTGTGGACAAACAAAACAACGAAAACGTGGAGCTGGTGGACGAAAAAGCCAAAGCCGGCTACACCAACGGTTATGCCGACCCTGAGTATATTAAGGTGTTGCCTGCATTCAACCTGCCCTTCCTCTCGCGCAACAAAAAATACCGCACCTTCCAGATCAGTGGCGACTCCATGCTGCCCATTCCCGACAAATCGTTTGTCACAGGCGAATATGTGGTCGACTGGCACCAGATCCGAAACCATCAGCCCTACATCATCCTTACCCGCGAAGAAGGTATCGTCTTTAAAATTGTCGAAAACCGCATCGCCGACCAGGGCATACTCATCCTGCATTCGCTCAATCCCGAATACAAACCCTACGAACTGCACATCAGCCAGGTGCGCGAAGTCTGGAAATTCGTCCACTACATCGCCAGCCAGATGCCCCATCCACCCAACACACCCACACCAATTGAAGAGCAAATCAGCCAGTTGCGTCAGGAAGTTAAAGCTATCCAGCTTAAGCTGAACATTTGA
- a CDS encoding Lacal_2735 family protein — MFGLFRKKSEKDKLYAQYEKLLKQSHALSTVNRAESDRLFAEAQELLKRIDAMENA; from the coding sequence ATGTTTGGACTATTCCGCAAGAAATCTGAAAAAGACAAGCTGTACGCGCAGTACGAGAAGCTCCTCAAACAATCGCATGCCCTCTCCACAGTAAACCGTGCCGAGTCGGACCGCCTTTTTGCCGAAGCACAAGAGCTGCTCAAACGCATCGATGCCATGGAGAACGCATGA
- the dinB gene encoding DNA polymerase IV has translation MERTIVHMDLDTFFVSVERLINPALEGKPVIIGGLSDRSVVASCSYEARRFGVHSAMPMRLARQLCSQAVFIRGDMELYSRYSRLVTEIIADSAPLYEKASIDEHYLDLTGMDRFFGCYKWAHELRQRIINHTGLPISLGLSANKTVSKIATGQAKPNGELQVRQPQIQPFLDPLSIRKIPMVGDAAYRLLRSMGVATIGTLRQMPPQMVEQVLGKNGLSVWRKANGIDPTPVQPYTEQKSMSAEHTFDQDTTDLVVLRRTLAHMVEKLAFELRSSRKLAGNVTVKIRYANFDTHTRQKQLPYTAFDHVLLPVVYELFDRLYERRMLVRLVGVRFGQLVGGVQQLDLFDDRPELTNLYQALDRVKHRFGPMAVQRAGGMGG, from the coding sequence ATGGAACGCACGATTGTACACATGGATCTCGACACTTTCTTTGTTTCGGTAGAGCGGCTGATCAATCCGGCGCTGGAGGGTAAGCCGGTCATCATCGGTGGTTTGTCCGACCGGTCGGTGGTGGCCAGTTGCAGCTACGAGGCGCGTCGTTTTGGGGTGCATTCGGCCATGCCCATGCGTTTGGCGCGTCAGCTGTGCAGCCAGGCTGTTTTTATCCGGGGCGACATGGAGCTCTACAGCCGTTACTCGCGTCTGGTAACCGAGATTATCGCCGACAGTGCACCGCTTTACGAGAAGGCGTCCATCGACGAGCACTACCTCGACCTGACCGGCATGGACCGTTTCTTTGGTTGCTACAAATGGGCGCACGAGCTGCGGCAGCGGATCATAAACCACACCGGGCTGCCTATTTCGCTGGGCTTGTCGGCCAACAAGACTGTTTCGAAGATTGCTACCGGACAGGCCAAGCCCAATGGCGAGCTTCAGGTGCGTCAGCCCCAGATCCAGCCTTTTCTCGACCCGCTCAGCATCCGCAAGATTCCCATGGTTGGCGATGCGGCTTACCGCCTGCTCCGCTCCATGGGTGTGGCTACCATAGGCACCCTGCGTCAGATGCCTCCGCAGATGGTCGAACAGGTGCTGGGCAAAAACGGCCTCTCGGTATGGCGCAAAGCCAACGGTATTGACCCTACACCGGTGCAACCTTACACCGAACAAAAATCGATGAGTGCCGAACATACTTTCGATCAGGACACGACCGACCTTGTGGTGCTGCGCCGGACCCTGGCCCACATGGTCGAAAAGCTGGCCTTTGAGCTAAGGAGCAGCCGCAAACTGGCCGGCAACGTGACGGTGAAAATACGCTATGCCAACTTCGATACACATACCCGGCAAAAACAACTGCCTTACACGGCTTTCGATCATGTGCTGTTGCCGGTGGTGTACGAGCTTTTCGACCGCCTTTACGAACGCCGCATGCTGGTGCGCCTTGTCGGGGTGCGCTTTGGCCAGCTGGTGGGCGGGGTGCAGCAACTCGACCTTTTCGACGACCGGCCCGAACTCACCAACCTCTATCAGGCGCTCGACCGGGTGAAACACCGTTTCGGCCCCATGGCCGTGCAAAGGGCAGGAGGGATGGGGGGGTGA
- a CDS encoding DNA polymerase III subunit alpha → MYLNVHSYYSLRYGMLPVEVLVEQARALGIGAMALTDINTTMGVVDFVKECRRHGIKPIAGVEFRQGDRLLYVGLARNNAGFRELNEMLTRHNLDGSPYPAQAPHFDHVYVVYPFGSRKPASLRENEFGGVRLSEVPRLLSSEWRHHQHRLVLMQPVTISDDTSWYVHKNLRAVDHNILLSKLEAGQHAARDEAMLPPGRLKAAFALYPDLLRTTAWLESECEVDFDFSTIKNRKTFTGNAADDRALLHKLALDGMVYRYGTKNAEARRRIESELQIIDKLGFSAYFLIAWDVVRYSMSRGFYHVGRGSGANSVVAYCLRITDVDPIELDLYFERFLNPKRTSPPDFDIDYSWKERDEVIDYIFKRYGNKHTALLGTISTFRGKSIYRELGKVHGLPKAEIDELANDPLRYHNLNHITRHIHEIARHILDFPNQRGIHAGGILIAEEPITNYVALDMPPKGFLTTQWDMYVSEELGFEKLDILSQRGIGHIQEAASIVLENRGQRIDVHDVKTFKHDPRVKELLRRAETNGCFYIESPAMRGLLRKLRCDNYLSLVAASSIIRPGVAKSGMMREYIQRFHNPQGFKYIHPVMEQQLRETYGVMVYQEDVLKVCHHFAGLDLADADVLRRIMSGKKRRKNEFEEIVNKFFANCRNRGYPEEVTREVWRQIESFAGYSFSKAHSASYAVESFQSLYLKAHFPLEFQVAVINNFGGFYHSWVYFNEARRQGGHIHLPCVNHSRYLTHIEGQVIYIGFVHVAGLEEHLAQRIVHERQRHGPYRDLHDFIDRVKPGMEQLVLLIRAGALAFTGQPKSGLLWEAHLYRKKSVQADPQTLLFREEARRYQLPALEQHALEDAYDEIELLGFPVSMSHFDMLKTPFRGEVQATGMLQHVGRQVRMLGKLVTTKYVRTVKGEIMQFGTFVDHTGELFDTVHFPPSLRQYPFQGPGIYLMLGKITEEFGHPTLEVEKLARLPLMPDPRQ, encoded by the coding sequence ATGTATCTGAATGTGCACAGTTATTACAGCTTGCGCTACGGCATGTTGCCGGTCGAGGTGTTGGTGGAGCAGGCCAGGGCTTTAGGCATTGGGGCAATGGCGCTCACCGACATCAATACCACCATGGGTGTGGTAGATTTTGTCAAAGAGTGTCGCCGGCATGGCATCAAGCCCATTGCGGGGGTCGAATTCAGGCAGGGCGACAGGCTGCTTTACGTGGGTCTGGCGCGCAACAATGCCGGTTTTCGCGAGCTCAACGAGATGCTTACCAGGCACAACCTCGATGGTTCGCCTTATCCTGCGCAGGCGCCCCACTTCGATCATGTGTATGTGGTTTATCCTTTCGGCAGCCGCAAGCCTGCTTCGCTGCGCGAGAACGAGTTTGGCGGAGTGCGCCTGTCGGAAGTGCCCCGCCTGCTCAGCTCCGAATGGCGTCATCATCAGCACCGCCTGGTGCTTATGCAGCCTGTGACCATCAGCGACGATACCAGCTGGTATGTGCACAAAAACCTGAGGGCAGTGGATCACAACATCCTGCTCAGCAAGCTCGAAGCCGGACAGCATGCTGCCCGCGACGAGGCGATGTTGCCCCCGGGCCGCCTCAAAGCTGCTTTTGCGCTGTATCCCGACCTGCTCCGGACGACCGCATGGCTCGAAAGCGAGTGCGAAGTAGATTTTGACTTCAGCACCATCAAAAACCGTAAAACCTTTACAGGCAATGCTGCCGACGACCGTGCCCTGTTGCACAAGCTGGCCCTGGATGGCATGGTTTACCGCTATGGCACAAAAAATGCCGAAGCCCGCCGACGTATCGAAAGTGAGCTGCAGATCATCGACAAGCTGGGCTTTTCGGCCTATTTTCTCATTGCCTGGGATGTGGTGCGCTACTCCATGTCGCGCGGCTTTTATCACGTGGGCAGGGGCAGCGGCGCCAACAGCGTGGTGGCTTACTGCCTGCGCATTACCGATGTGGACCCCATTGAACTCGACCTCTATTTTGAACGCTTCCTCAATCCCAAACGTACCAGTCCGCCCGACTTCGACATCGACTACTCGTGGAAAGAGCGCGACGAGGTGATCGACTACATATTTAAAAGGTATGGCAACAAACACACGGCCCTGCTGGGGACCATCTCCACCTTTCGTGGAAAAAGCATCTACCGCGAGTTGGGCAAGGTGCACGGGCTGCCCAAGGCCGAGATCGACGAGCTGGCCAACGATCCCCTCCGGTATCACAACCTCAACCACATTACCCGCCATATTCACGAAATAGCCCGTCATATCCTCGACTTCCCCAATCAGCGTGGTATTCACGCCGGTGGCATCCTCATTGCCGAGGAGCCCATCACCAATTATGTGGCCCTCGACATGCCCCCAAAAGGTTTTCTCACCACCCAATGGGATATGTATGTGTCGGAAGAGCTGGGCTTCGAAAAGCTCGATATCCTCAGCCAGAGGGGCATAGGTCATATTCAGGAAGCGGCCTCCATTGTGCTCGAAAATCGCGGACAACGCATCGATGTGCACGATGTGAAGACTTTCAAACACGACCCCAGGGTGAAAGAACTGCTGCGCCGTGCCGAAACCAACGGCTGTTTTTACATCGAAAGTCCGGCCATGCGCGGCCTGTTGCGTAAGCTGCGCTGCGACAACTACCTCAGCCTGGTGGCCGCCAGCTCCATCATCCGCCCGGGTGTAGCCAAATCGGGCATGATGCGCGAATACATCCAACGGTTTCACAACCCTCAGGGATTCAAGTATATACATCCGGTGATGGAACAGCAACTCAGGGAAACCTACGGGGTGATGGTGTATCAGGAGGATGTGCTCAAGGTGTGCCATCATTTTGCCGGACTCGACCTGGCTGATGCCGATGTGCTCAGGCGCATCATGAGTGGCAAGAAGCGCAGGAAAAATGAGTTTGAGGAGATTGTGAACAAGTTTTTTGCCAACTGTCGCAACAGGGGCTATCCCGAAGAGGTGACCCGCGAGGTGTGGCGGCAGATCGAGTCGTTTGCCGGTTATTCGTTTTCCAAGGCGCATTCGGCCTCCTATGCCGTGGAAAGTTTTCAGAGCCTCTACCTCAAGGCTCATTTTCCGCTGGAGTTTCAGGTGGCGGTGATCAACAACTTTGGTGGTTTTTACCACAGTTGGGTCTATTTCAACGAGGCCAGGCGGCAGGGCGGGCACATCCATCTGCCCTGTGTCAACCACAGCCGTTACCTCACACATATCGAAGGCCAGGTGATTTACATCGGATTTGTGCATGTGGCCGGTTTGGAAGAACATCTGGCCCAGCGCATTGTGCACGAGCGCCAACGCCATGGCCCCTACCGCGATCTGCACGACTTTATCGACCGCGTCAAGCCGGGCATGGAACAACTGGTGCTGCTTATCCGCGCCGGCGCCCTGGCTTTTACCGGACAGCCCAAATCGGGCTTGCTGTGGGAGGCTCATCTGTATCGTAAGAAAAGTGTGCAGGCCGACCCCCAGACGCTGCTTTTCCGCGAGGAAGCCCGCCGATATCAGCTGCCTGCACTCGAGCAGCATGCCCTCGAAGATGCGTACGACGAAATCGAACTGCTCGGCTTCCCGGTGAGCATGAGCCATTTCGATATGCTCAAAACCCCTTTCAGGGGTGAGGTACAGGCCACCGGCATGCTGCAGCACGTGGGCCGACAGGTGCGCATGCTCGGTAAGCTCGTCACCACCAAGTATGTACGCACTGTCAAAGGCGAAATCATGCAGTTCGGGACTTTTGTGGATCATACCGGCGAGCTTTTCGATACGGTGCACTTTCCTCCCTCGCTCAGGCAATATCCCTTCCAGGGACCAGGCATCTACCTGATGCTGGGTAAAATAACCGAAGAGTTTGGCCACCCGACTTTGGAAGTCGAAAAACTTGCCCGATTGCCCCTGATGCCCGACCCAAGACAGTAA
- a CDS encoding chemotaxis protein CheW has product MMTTEQHFLVIRVQDFSLCLPLSQIDQVTAAAALRPSPGKLFALMGLLDLGAQLVPVLSCHQLLGLEAAELHPKHRFVVVRSDNPDGHGPILLALHVDDVQGLINLADFHLSQINLSSGAQHLSLGLLSDGKENLWLFDLQQLLQGVDIKALEALRLASG; this is encoded by the coding sequence ATGATGACCACCGAACAGCACTTTCTTGTCATCAGGGTGCAGGATTTCAGTTTGTGTCTCCCGCTCAGCCAAATCGATCAGGTGACCGCAGCTGCTGCACTCAGACCTTCGCCGGGTAAGTTGTTTGCCCTGATGGGCCTGCTCGACCTTGGCGCACAGCTTGTTCCGGTGCTGTCGTGTCATCAGTTGCTTGGGCTCGAGGCCGCCGAATTGCATCCCAAGCATCGTTTTGTGGTGGTTCGAAGCGACAATCCTGACGGTCATGGGCCGATCCTGCTTGCCTTGCATGTGGATGATGTGCAAGGGTTGATAAACCTGGCCGACTTTCACCTGAGTCAGATCAACCTGAGCTCAGGGGCACAGCATCTTTCGCTCGGTCTGCTTTCCGACGGCAAGGAAAACCTATGGTTGTTCGATCTGCAACAATTGCTTCAGGGAGTGGATATTAAGGCGCTCGAAGCCTTGCGTCTTGCCTCAGGATGA
- a CDS encoding tetratricopeptide repeat protein, which yields MDQTTKIIAEHIGRWMGITIGPNRYAAMMRSMAQVAAELGWGNDPVAWGARLSRHPGADVLRVLAKHITIGETYFFREQPSVDFIRQIIAPEVRNAIAQNKTPYNIWTAACSTGEEPYSVVILLLEEIPTLSPAELQILATDINAEALNKARMASYREWSFRVTPPQLRERYFRREQQAWVISERVRSFVRFQIHNLVNDPYPFGPSSGETCQLILCRNVFIYFDQPTIGAVANKFFDILEPGGWLITSQVELNDELFQAFIRIGHSNGFFYRKPLTGRKNKQEDSQRPKEQIPSPTGAKQSQKLAGQQSLPTKKPTDTALKNKVLSDKSHQSGRGASDITTEQVTDKLAGVATEKTVDFPATSAVESQQTAAGLFRHALNLAEDGQTEQAVALLQQSLFLEPGNLETRFQYAHLLWKSGQTEESLKQYFILLRTLDQLDDGKIVFGGLSAAALRTLCNLAIQRHE from the coding sequence ATGGACCAGACTACCAAAATCATAGCAGAACACATTGGCCGCTGGATGGGTATCACCATCGGTCCGAACCGCTACGCAGCCATGATGCGCAGCATGGCACAAGTTGCCGCAGAGCTGGGGTGGGGTAATGATCCCGTTGCATGGGGTGCCCGTCTGAGCCGTCATCCAGGTGCCGATGTCCTGCGAGTTTTGGCAAAACATATCACCATAGGCGAGACCTATTTCTTCCGCGAACAACCTTCGGTGGATTTCATCAGGCAGATTATCGCACCTGAGGTGCGCAATGCCATAGCACAAAACAAGACGCCTTACAATATCTGGACGGCAGCCTGCAGCACAGGCGAAGAACCCTATTCGGTGGTCATATTGTTGCTCGAAGAGATTCCGACGCTCAGTCCGGCCGAGCTGCAAATTCTGGCCACCGACATCAATGCCGAGGCTTTGAACAAAGCCCGCATGGCCTCCTACCGTGAGTGGTCGTTCAGGGTTACGCCTCCTCAGCTCAGGGAACGTTATTTCAGGCGCGAACAGCAAGCCTGGGTCATCTCGGAGCGGGTGCGTTCGTTTGTCCGTTTTCAGATTCATAACCTAGTCAACGACCCTTACCCATTCGGGCCTTCAAGCGGCGAAACCTGTCAGCTCATCCTTTGCCGCAATGTGTTCATCTATTTTGATCAGCCGACCATCGGGGCTGTCGCAAACAAGTTTTTCGATATCCTGGAACCAGGCGGATGGCTGATTACCAGTCAGGTGGAACTAAATGATGAGTTGTTTCAGGCTTTTATCCGCATCGGACATAGCAATGGTTTTTTTTATCGCAAACCGCTGACAGGCAGGAAGAACAAACAAGAGGATTCGCAACGTCCCAAAGAACAAATTCCCTCGCCAACCGGTGCAAAACAATCACAAAAGCTGGCAGGACAACAAAGCCTGCCAACCAAAAAGCCAACAGATACTGCACTGAAAAATAAGGTGTTATCTGATAAAAGCCATCAGTCTGGAAGGGGTGCTTCAGACATTACTACTGAGCAAGTTACGGACAAGCTGGCTGGCGTGGCGACCGAAAAAACTGTGGATTTCCCTGCCACATCTGCCGTTGAATCGCAGCAAACAGCGGCCGGCTTGTTTCGACATGCATTAAATCTGGCTGAAGATGGACAAACGGAACAAGCTGTGGCATTGCTTCAACAGAGCTTGTTTCTTGAACCCGGAAATCTGGAGACGAGATTTCAGTATGCACACCTGCTCTGGAAATCCGGACAGACGGAAGAGTCGCTCAAACAGTACTTTATCCTGCTTCGCACGCTCGATCAACTGGATGATGGGAAAATCGTTTTCGGCGGACTGTCGGCTGCTGCGCTCCGAACATTGTGTAATTTAGCAATTCAACGCCATGAATGA
- a CDS encoding chemotaxis protein CheW: MNDSYLDILQARAQRLAKHQRVASKPTEGSNMLLFSLLPETFAVRAECLIEVIRLPEIFHMPGMPPYVTGVFHRRGIILPAINLKLFFNFPKPGLTALDKIVLLRTSRLSFGLLADEVIGLEILTDTDIQPPASNDFAGAIAGIYNHAIPVLDVEVLAGQLFATKNGVQ, translated from the coding sequence ATGAATGACAGTTATTTAGATATCCTGCAGGCACGTGCCCAAAGGCTTGCAAAGCATCAACGTGTGGCTTCGAAACCAACCGAAGGCTCCAACATGTTGTTGTTCAGTCTCTTGCCTGAGACTTTCGCTGTGAGGGCTGAATGTCTGATAGAGGTAATTCGCCTGCCAGAGATCTTTCACATGCCTGGCATGCCCCCATATGTCACCGGGGTTTTTCATCGAAGAGGCATCATTTTGCCAGCCATCAATCTTAAGCTATTTTTCAACTTTCCCAAACCCGGACTCACAGCCTTGGATAAAATAGTTCTGCTCCGCACCAGCAGGCTCAGTTTTGGACTGCTTGCCGACGAAGTGATTGGTCTCGAGATTTTAACAGATACCGATATCCAGCCTCCTGCATCCAACGACTTCGCGGGCGCCATTGCCGGCATATACAATCATGCCATTCCGGTGCTGGATGTGGAAGTGCTTGCCGGACAGTTATTTGCAACGAAAAATGGCGTACAATGA